ctctctctctctctctctctctctctctctctctctctctctctctctctctctctctctctctctctctctctctctctctctctctctctctctctctctctctctctctctctctctttctctctctctctctctctctctctctctctctctctctctctctctctctctctctctctctctctctctctctctctctctctctctctctctctctctctctcgtcagcatAACGTACCCACAATTcaagacaaatgaaaataatttaacgtaagaaaaaaaaaaaacatttacctttctttatttcaagtattgtgtgtttttatacCAAGCAATTGTATTAAAACCTTCGGAGCTGGAGGGATAAACTGGATACACAGGAGGCAGGTAGTGTACGTGCGTAGGTATGAGAGAAGTTTGATAATTAAACCAACATTAGTCCTTTCTTCCTCGCCCCGTTTTTTTCCACCCCAGCTGCTGTTTCCAGGTGGCGGGGCGGGAGCTTGTATGTACGACTTCAAGGATggtttgggaggaggagagatgatagGGAGGGATTTGGAAGTAAGGAACGGACGGAGTGATGTGTGTTGAGAAAGATGTGtaggaggaaagacgagaggaaggagttaaggaggaaaggggagacgaaaggaggatggaaaacGAGAAGGGGTTGAGTGAAGGCAGACGAGAGGATGAGAACCAGTGCTGGAGGCGGGAAGGCTCAGTAAAAGGCTTATGTAAGGTGAGGTGTTGGGTgagtgatggaagaaaaggaaaagaggggagggaagggttgaAAGATGGCCTTAGGTAGAACCTTCTGacctatcgagagagagagagagagagagagagagaggggggggttaaTTGTAACAATCCAAAGTATTtagaattttcctttatttattattattattttttttttttgttcagacATTtcgtgaggaaaaggaggtaaaatAAAGATACATTTTGGCACGGCGTGTGGGACAGTTTTTCAGGTGTTGGTGCGTGCCAGGCTTAGTGGTATTCAAGCGATTGTCATTAATTAAAAGTTTGTGCGTCCGCCCGTGAGAACAGGGAGACGTTAATGGCCACGGTGCCCTCTTTCCTTGCGTATTCCTCCAGCGCAACGcggtagggaagggagagtgttGGCCGGGCAGGCATGGGTGGGTGTTAGTGACGGATTGAGCTGGCAAAATATGTGGAGGAATTGGGACAAGTTTGCATTCTTGTTTATCATAAACGAAATAATTAAACTAGAAAGGATTTAAGAAATGAAACTTGTTAGTATTAGATAAAATTTAAAGGATTTTGTGAAGATAAGAGCTGAGGTTTGTTGACTGATAGGTGGTTGAAGAGGAATTGACACCAGAGATGACACTAAGGTTCGCGACGCCACACGgtagattgactgattgattgattggagGCGCCGCTACAAAGGGGTTGTATGGCGCAACCTTGCCGTGCTTGTCATCTATGCGTGGCTTGGAGTAGCCAGCCTTGTTGGTCAATCTTGGCACTCTAATTGtactggtcttttttttttttttttttttcttgacgtTAGGAGTATTTAGCAGGACAGCCTGATAGAGCGGCACCGCGTGCAGACAGGAACAGCATTCCTGAAGAGTACGCAGGCAGCCACTCCGTGCCTTGTGCAAGAAAGATGCTTTATAGTTCATTGACGCAAGTTTTTATGTGGCTCGTGAAGGTCTTGTACAGTGAAGACCCAGGGCGTTATCAGCAATTGTGTACTGTACATCTACCTCTGATTCCTACGAAGTATTGATGATGGAAATGTTGTATGGCCATGAGTGTACACTTTGCGGGACCTTTTTGGTGGAGTGTGTCGAGGTATGTGTGTGGGGCCGCCTCGCTATCCCCTTAAAGTAACGAGGACATGGGAAGCTTTGTTACGGGATACTTAAgtaaaattcacacacacacacacacacacacacacacacacacacacacacacacacacacacacacacacacacacacacacacacacattatttttgtAGAAATTGAGAATGCCTGTGCTGTAGGCTGCAGGCGGGATGAGTCAACGGTGCGGGGCGGCAGCGGAACGCAGAGCGAGACGCGCTGGTGAATCACCACTGTGCACGGAGGGGCGACCTTGGTGGGGAGTAGCCGGGTGCTGGGTGCCGGTGCCGGTGTGGGGGGCGTCATGGCGGTCAGGCCAAGCTCTTGCTGGACATGGCCGGTCAGAGGTTTGACTCATCCTTTGCCAGCCATTGCTAATGGTGGCGGTTGGTGTATTTATCtacggtatttatttatttttttttttttggcttttttttttctcctggttTGAAGCAAGGCAATGGTAAAAACATGCAAAATGAACTTGCATGCTATTAGTGCAAGGTTTAGATTTAGAAAAGCGAGTGGTGAGCGGGCCGCGTGTCAAGTGTGATCTGCGTAAGCGTGCATGACTCCTTTACTTCCGGATTGGGTTTCAAGTTTACGCTGCTCATCCTCCGTAAGGAAGTCATGGATTCCTTGGTAGGCATGTCTCATGCCGCAACACACTTACGCCTTCCGGCCGTGTTTCCCAACCTGGTCTTCCTCCAGGTCGGAAGGATGAGGATGTAAGCGGCTTGTGGGAGGCGGTGTTGGTCAATAATATGACGCCGCCCCCGCCGCCCGCCCCCCGACGCACGTGGCGGCTCGCTGCCTGGGCTGCATTTGGCTCGCATTGATCTTGCCAACTCAGCGTCTGGTTGCCCCTGTGGCTGTTTTTAGCAAAGGAATGCAATCCCGTCTCATTAATTAGGTGTTGAATGAGTGTCTTAAGAGACGAGATGTGAGCCACGCTGCGCTACACCCCTATACGCCCACGTGCCACCTGACAGATGGTCCCTCGAGGCGTCTGGCATTTCCTGGTCTTATAGATAATGAGTAATATACTCCCGAGGGAATGCCTTAAGTGGCCATGGAACTgtggtctcgtgtgtgtgtgtgtgtgtgtgtgtgtgtgtgtgtgtgtgtggctggcctTGTGTCTGAGGTTGTATGACTCGCGTTCATGTGGGAGTGGTTACAGTGGACCTCTGTCGCCAGAAGCGTCTTAGTAGGCGTGAAGACCTGGGCAGCTGAGGTGTGCgtaggtgaagtgtgtgtgttcgattccctggtctgtgcatgtgtgtgggcGTATAGCTACTATTGGTACGTGGGCGTGTGTGAGTGGACGTGACAGGACGCGGTGTGGGCGTAGTCACCTGAACTAAGGATAAGTATGTCATTGGCGTATGTGGAGGTTAATTCCGGTGCTAGGGTAATggccgtgtgcgtgtgtgtgtgcgcgcgcgcgtttgtGTGTCCTTAAACATGGAGGTTTATAAAGTTTCCATTGCTAAGTGTTCGTTACCATAACTGAAATACAAAATTATCGCAGCTAGTATATACGGAGTAATCCACCTTTGTGCATATATGTATTATCTATGGTGACTCATAGTTTCTGATAGTGGATGTGGTCAAAGTCAGTATTGTTCAAATTCATTGGCTTGCGTCAGTAGAATCCATCGTCCCGAAATGTATCGTTAGATATCCTCATTAGTTTTGTTCTATTGCTGTTACCTCCTCTGAAggaaattatcattatcactactactactactactactactactactactactactactactactactactactactactactactactactactactactactactactactactactactactactactactactactactactactactactactactactactactactactctccccTAGATACTCTTATATCTAACACTATCCCGACCATTATTTATGCCTGGCAGTGTGGGAGGCACTAAAGTGTTACACGGATTCTCGAGAGCAATTAGGTTTTTTTTCACACCTCCATTAACGTGTACCTCTTACTGTAATTTTGTTTCCTACACAACTTCCACgtttttcctttcaaatttCACACATCTATCTACATGAGTGTTGCATTTATTCatggtgcgtgcgtgcatgtgtacGTCAGTGACCTTGGGGACAAGGTGACGCGGCGTGACGCAAAGGTTGTGTTAGTCAGGGCTGGAAGAAACACGATGGCtttgctctcctttccctcgtccttatctccttttccttttccaactctcctttccttccccttcccttgttCTCTCCGTAGTCACCCTCCGCCCTGCCTCTTCCCTCGCTCTCCACTTGGTCTTCCTCCCCCTGCCCCCTAACCTATTTCCTCGctcctcttcccatcctcaGTCAGACTTGTGAGGGATATTCCCGTTTCCTATGTCGTCTGTagtgagaagtgtgtgtgtgtgtgtgtgtgtgtgtgtgtgtgtgtgtgtgtgtgtgtgtgtgtgtcaggtagtACTGGATAATGGTAGGTGGAACTCTTGTAGAAATGGTAATATTCGTAATACCGTGGTGTTGATAAGTAAGAATATGTATAGTGGAATTTGCATAGAATGGTAATGCTGaaaattctattatttttattattatgattcatgaatgtttatgtatatattcgGAGACGAGTGGAAGACGACAGGTTTGTGATATGTCGGTTAGTGAGCGTGACGCGAGCGTATCCAAGTGTTGAGAGCAGGAGCCAGGTGTGCTGGGAGGGGGTGAGAAGGGGGCGCCGTCAGCAGGTGGCCTCAACAGGTGCCAGTCTAGTGGTTCATATCGcctcctaccttccttttcctactgCATCTAGTCTCTTTACCCTCCTCGTACCTTCTCCTTTAATTTCAATGGTTTTCTTAGGAATATTACATAAACACAAGTAGCAGTGCAAAAAACTGGTTCTTTGTGTACTAAACGTTCATGAAAGTTGATGCGGCAaagttgtttgtttacctacCATTACGCCTACCTCGAATATCACGACACATGTTTTCAGTCTAGGAGGTGACGTGGTGAGTGAAAGTGACGTGAACTGGAGCGGCTTGCGTCAACATTACCTATCCGtgggatgaagggagggggaggcaactgggaaatgggagaaaggggagggagaggtgatgcGGTCCGCTGAGTCACGTGGGTTGTGGTTGGTGATTAACTCAATAGCCTCGCGCTTTTGACCTGCTAGCGGTACCTCGGTGACTTGGTGACACGGCCCGCCTGACacgaggtggcagtggtgggggaTGGTTGTGGTTCCGCGGTAAGCCACCACCCCAGGGACACCCCGCTAATCAGGGGATGAGGCAGTCGATCCTGATAGGTGCATCTGTGTAGTCTTGTTGGGGTGAAGGTTGAGggaggtttggtggtggtggtagtggtggtggagcgtGAGATGTAATTGCTTGTGTGGAATAGAAGGCCCtacgagagggagaagagaagaaccaGGGGCAGGTGTGATAGTGGTAAATATTGATGGACAGTGATGGGTTGAGTGTGATGACTGAAggggaaaaggtgtgtgtgtgtgtgtgtgtttaggcgaCGGCTGCGGGTGCGACAGGCGTGTGTGGGGGCGTGTTGCGCTTCAGGTGGCGGTGTGAGGACCTTGCCCCTTGAACACCCGAGGCTTCTCTGGCTAGCATCTACATTATTCACGGGATGCCACCTgcctcctctgcctcccccTGCCTCCCTTACTCTCTTCGGCCCGcgtctcccccttctccctccttgtcttcttccttcccctcctctttccgtctccccAGAGCCCCTCCagtctcatcctcctcccagtttctccctccctcatagCTTTCTGACGATACTATTATGCTAATTTAATCTATCTAGAATCTTGAATACAAAATTATCTTGTGTACATAGTAACGAGAGCGCGGCAATACTTTCGGTgtaaaagatgaacaaaatcTCTCCTGATGGTACTTGACTAATTCCtcgtttttcccttctctcccgtcCTCTGCAGTTGATCGTGACTCGCACCTAAACACAACCTACCAACCAAAATGGGTATCCGCCACTCCAAGAAGTCCCACGACATCCAGTCCAGCCCCAAGAAAAATGGGAGCACTGCCGACACAGAGGTGAAGATCAAAGAGCTGCCCGAGGACGCCCCCGTCAAGTTAGAGGAGGCGAAGGCGGTGGAGACCATCGAGGAGGCAGCCGAGAAGACAGTCACGACGCCGAACGGGGATGGCACCGTAGAGCAGACGCAGGTGGAGGTAAGTACTGTGATTCTGTGCTGTAGTTAGGACACGTGCGAGCGTGATGAGCACCTGTGTTATGGTGATGGGTGGCGCCCATGATGGTGCTGGGTGATCCTGAGAGTGGTGCTTGTGATATGTGGAAGTTGTCTGTGTGGTGCCTCTGTGTCCTATGTCTGTGGGTGTGATGGGAGGCTGCCGCTGGCGAGGCCGGTAGTTGTGGTGACTGGATGGTGCGCCGAAGGGttggtagtaaaaagaaaaaaagaaatgaaggaagcctTAGTGTTTGATTTTAAGAACTTAAAATTTGGGTGTAATATCCTTGACCGAGGAGGTCTAGGATTCATATACTACATATCATTCATTGAAATCTCCGAATAATCCTCAGATATAACCCATATAATCCCTAGGAAGAAGAGTAACaagttggtaaaaaaaaaagttaaaaaaatttATAAACCTGGAAGGTTTTATCCCAACCCTGGTGTCGCAGGACCTTGGGAGCacaagtgagagtgagtggttTGAATTGCACTGAATGGCAGTGTGTGTGGGAACATGGGGAAGTGCCCTTGAGGCGGCGCGGCGCGGCACAGGGCAAGGCGTGGCGGGTGGTGGAAGGCCGGATGGGGAGGGACGTGACTATTCTCTGGGCCTGTGGGAAGCAAACCcagcctgccccgccccgccccgcgccgCGCCGTCCCGCTGGTCGCTGCTTACAGCTGGGCTGTCCATAAGTGACTGTTGAGGTGGTTACGGAGGGCCAGCTGCCCTCCCCGCCCTCTTGACTTCCCCTTCAGAGTGCCAAGTGAGAGAGGCTCCAGACTAGTGTGCTGCTTGGCGCTGAATTAGAGGAGTAGATGAATACGCCAACCAGGGTCCAGTGGctatatttatttgtatgatAGCCGTGTTTAGACTTTTTATCTTGTGTATATAGCTAGTCCTTTGTGTGGCTTGCATAACATTGTAGATATGTATTGTCTTGTGTGTGAATTACTTTAAGTTGAACCTCTCGATTTTTGTAAGTGGTTTCTTCGTGTTGGTCGATGGTTGGACTGGTAAAATGTGGCCAGGTTTGAGTGCCCGGGGCGAGTGAGAGCTGGTTCGCGACCTGACCACCACAAGGGTGTAGGGGGTGTACTGGGGGATGAGTCAGGTGAGTGAGAGTGTACCTGACCACCACCCAGGCCCCAGGTAGAGACAGGTGTTGTAGCGGGCAGGTAGAGGGCACCGGCATCTTCAGCCCATCCCTGGAATGTGCCGGACTGGATATCGGATTGGGTGGGCTGGTTATCTTTCACGGAGGACGGAGGGGTTAGGGTGTGGCTAAGTGGCTGGAGACGGGGATAGGCACTGAAAAGATTGGTGATAAGTGGTGGACTTGTCATGCgacgaaaaataacaatatgaatgaaaatatagCAAATTGAGACAAGTAAAATGAAGAACTAGATAAAGAGGTAATGAAATATTAAGGTGTCTGGGAATGGGCGAATACACGAGTGATGAGTGGGAACAGTTGGAAGAAGTTTTTGTCGTGCAGAGGAATCATGGAGgctggtggttttggtggtcgTTGGAGGCGTAGTGGAGTGTAGCGAGGTGTGGCGGTGGTTCACGTGGTTGCTGGTTTGCAGTCTTATCTGTGTGTCGCTGACGTGCTGATGGAtagctggatggatggatgggccGCCTGCTAGAGGGTCATTGTCCACCGGCACGAGACATCTGTGCCTCTGTTGTCTCCTGgaagctttttattttatttttttctctctccatagtCTCCTTGAAGATATGTTAGCATTGTGGAGGCTCAGTTGACCCTTTGGAAGCTGTTAGTCTTCTGGAAGCCTGTCGGCGTCTTGGAAGCTCAGTTGATTCTCTGGAAATTGTATGGAAGTCACGTTTTCTCCTCGAAGTCTTCCAAGTTTTGCGCTCCTCCATGTGTCGGAGGAAAGAGTTGAGGCTTGCGTAGCGTCTCGGGACCGGGAAGAAAAAGGTCgtggagtggaagggaaggcTGAAAGAAAGGGTCTtgtgtggaagggaaggatgggcgGGAGGAGGAAACTACCTGACCTTGGCTTTCTCGCCCTTCCTAGAACGGCAAAACGAGACTCGGCCTCCTTCTtttatccgagagagagagagagagagagagagagagagagagagagagagaggggggcaatTCGTCCTAAGGGTTAATGGGTCAGGACTGCATTGGAAGGAGTCTGGGGGGGGGTGAGGaggttccttctctttctagtcAGACTGATTCCCTATCAGTCTGCCATGTTGAGTCCTTAGAGGCGCAGCTGGATGagtatgtttgttttttatcttgattATTCGTCCTCCTCGACCTTTCTCTTTTGTGTgcgtttgcgtgtgcgtgtccgTCCGTCCGCGTCCCGAGTCcgtcgcgagagagagagagagagagagagagagagagagagagagagagaattgtgatgTGGCTTTATAAATCTATTGTGTTATTATGTTCGGAATTGAAACGGGTTTTTGCTTCATTGGGTAAAAAAGAAATTTCACCTCGTATTATCCTTTATATcctaccacttttttttttttttacttttatcctccctttttttccattattatctctatcttaccttttgtattttttacccATGTGTTCGGCAGGAGGAGGCTGGACTTggctgaactgaactgaacttcAGTTGAGTTGAGCTGAGCTGAGCTGGACAGGGCAGGGCTGGGCAAGGCAaaacaaggcaaggcagggcagggcagggcagggcagggcagggcagggaagaGCTGGGTAGGGCTAGGCGGGCTCCCTGGCCGTCCCTCGGGGAGTCACTGGTGCGGGAAAATTGGAATAATTATCGGCCCTTCGTATCACTTTATGGACTTGGGTATTAATAGCCATGCCTAGCCCGCCCTGTCCTTAGCTGCCCCACCAGTACAGGGCACGGCTGGGCTGGGTAGGGCAGAGACAGGGTAGGGGTAGGGCCATACCTTTGTTATTTATACTAATACATatttcactccctcccctttttttctctctccttttaatgTATggaccaagggagggagggtccGTGTTGCTGGGCGGCTGAGGGTCGtgatggcgtggtggtggtggtggtggtgtatgggaGGGGACCAGTGGGGTACTAGTGTTAGGGTATGGGATACTTTGACTGTCCTCTTTCCTTATGGGGTCTACGCACACAGGCGGGTTGGTCACAGGACTGCCGTGTATATAGTTGTAGTAGAACCGCCTTTGTGTTCTGTCCTGGTGTTGTTGTCACCTTATATTGTACGAGTGTGTTGGAAAATGACAAACAAACTCATGACtgaattaagtctctctctctctctctctctctctctctctctctctctctctctctctctctctctctctctctctctctctctctctctctctctctctctctctctctctctctctctctctctctctctctctctctctctctctctctcgttcccgaAGCGCCTCCATTAAGTTGGTGCAGTTTTTCTCGTCGCTTCcctgggctggctggctggtcctCGTCTCGTGCTGCTCCCCGGCCTTTAAACCTGGCTATTGTTTGCCCGAATAGTGAGCATTGAGCAAGGGATGGGATG
The window above is part of the Portunus trituberculatus isolate SZX2019 chromosome 38, ASM1759143v1, whole genome shotgun sequence genome. Proteins encoded here:
- the LOC123514715 gene encoding mediator of RNA polymerase II transcription subunit 18-like gives rise to the protein MGIRHSKKSHDIQSSPKKNGSTADTEVKIKELPEDAPVKLEEAKAVETIEEAAEKTVTTPNGDGTVEQTQVEEKNEANKEDANKETETKEEEKKEEEKKEKKVKKKKSFRSFSFLRREKKVAKVENTNGDVAKEEVRDAADE